The following is a genomic window from Saccopteryx bilineata isolate mSacBil1 chromosome 4, mSacBil1_pri_phased_curated, whole genome shotgun sequence.
CACAGGACATAAATGACTCAGCCAAGATCACATAGATAGAAACTGTCAGTGGTCTTCTCCAAACTTCATAAATGCTAAAGCACCTATTCCATCTGCTAGGTCCCAGCTAGCTTTGCAGTTTTATCACCTCAAAAGTaaaacaataggccctggccggttggctcagtggtagagcgttggcctggcatgcaggagtcccaggttcgattcccggccagggcacacaggagaagcgcccatttgcttctccacccctccccctctccttcctctctgtctctctctccccctcccacagccaaggctccattggagcaaagttggcccaggcgctgaggatggctctatggtctctgcctcaggcgctagaatggctctggttgcaacagagcaatgccccagatgggcagagcgtcgccccctggtggccatgccgggtggatcccggtcgggtgcatgcaggagtctgtctgattgtctccccgtttccaacttcagaaaaataccaaaaaaaaaacacaaaaagtaaaACAACAGTTTCCAAGAAGCCAAAATATAAACATGAGTCTGATCTGTCTAATCTGGGTACAATATCTCTTTTTGTGTGAAATAAACTTTGATATTTTCACATATTTCATAACTAGGCCAAGCAACTTATACTTAAGTTCTTCTAATCGTGAGGTTCAAAATTCTAACAGTCTCCACCTCCAacccagaaagaaaaatacttgtCACCTCAAATAATTAATGTGTTGGTCAGAGAGGGAGTAGCAATTAAGTGACAAggactgcgccaccacccagggTGTGTGACATTGAGCTTTAACAACCTCTCGAAGTCGGCATTGACTCTGGATGACCTCCAAGAGAAGGCGGAGAAGCCAGAATTGCCATATAAGCATGGCCCCTTTCCCAGTGTGTggctgatgcagccactgtgacaGCCCTGGGCAGCCTCTGCATCACCTCCACCATGAAGGCTGCTGGGGGTCTCCTTCTGCTCTGGACAGTGGCCTGCTTCTGCAGCAGCTCTGGTGAGTTGAGAGTAGAGAGGGTACAGCCATTAAGCTTGTTTTCCCAAATAACCTCTCTTGGGAGGCGAGCATCCTAGAGCAATGTCtagtcatgtgattttttttttttctgaagttggaaatggggaggcagtcagacagactcctgcaagtgcccaaccgggatccactcagcatgcccatcagggggtgatgctctgcccatctggggtgttgctctgttgcaaccagagccattctagcacctgaggcagaggccatggagccatcctcagcacccgggccaactttgttctaatggagccttggctgcaggaggggaagagagagacagagaggaaggagagggggaggggtggagaagcatatgggtgcttctcctgtgtgccctggctgggaatcgaacccgggactcctgcacgccaggccaacgctctaccactgagccaaccagccagggctagtcaTGTGAATTTAAAGTGCACTGGTTTACAATGAAAAGCATACTGGTTTAGAAAATAAACGGTCCTGGCCTGGGAAGGGAGCCTCTTATGTCCCTAATGGGGTTGGGGGATTTGGGTCTAAGTGTCTCCCTTTTCAATGAGCTTTATTCTCAAATCCACAGGACAAAGAAATGAGCTCAAGTCTATATAAGTTTTCTATTTCATACGGACAATGGACGTTGTGAGATGTTATTGGATACTATTCCTCTGCGCAAAAACAATTGCGTGCCTCCCCAAATCAATCCTGGAGGattgaaataaaacaattctcCAAAGGCCAGCAGTCAACAATTGGACTTTTTATATGgctgaaaaattaaataacataagaCCTTAATGCCTTAAAgacattttattccatttctttttatcagttaGAAGGGGATGACTGTCAAAGATGGTGCTTCATGTTCTTGGGAGTAGTGACTTCAATACTACCTattgctgtctgactttgaaccATGATAATGAAGGGAGGAAATTTGGGTAATTCTCTTGCCTGAACCAAGGGCTTACCTAATCCATTGGCTGTTTGGCTTCCTCAGCAAACAGCTGGAATTTTGTGTAAGGATGGGGTGTATGCTGAGATCTATTGCCAGAGGAAATGCAGAGTCTTAATCTATGGGACCAATTTTACATTAATTAATGAGACttcaagactttatttttaacacTTCCATGTATATCTCTCTTCCAGAAGCTGCTAGTCTGTCTTTGAGAACTGTGAGTATGTTGaattacattttcatttcaaCTCCTATTGGCTGGCATTTAATCAACAAATAGTTATCAACTATATATGTAGGATTAAGTCCGTATGTTTAGGGAGGTAAAAAGTGGAGGCAGACACAGATAAAGAACTCTCCTGGCTGTTTGAAGAAATATAGCATACATGTAAGTAACCAGAACCTTAAAAGAACCTATTCCAGAATCAAGAGAGCTGTGACTTCCAACTGAGAGGTGGGTGAAGTCTTCAGGGAAAGGGCCGGAGGGAAGAGGCAGGACCTTGATTGATTGCACAGGCTCTGGAATCAAAGTCCACCACCCTACTTTCTAGCTGTTATACTCTACAAATTCTATCTCTTAAGCCTTTATGTCTCTCCCCACCATCCCTGTCTGTAAATAAAGGTAATAGGAGAACCTTCTCTATTCAGTTGTTCTGAAggttaaacaaagaaaattcacCTAAGATTTAAGTTTAATGCCTAGCATAGGAATGCTCAGGAATTGTTAACTGAATGTACTAGTCATAATAGAAGTGGTGTTAGTATTACTGGTATTTGTCATAGTGATTACATTAGTACTAATagaagcagtggcagcagcaTCAGAATATCTGGGCTGGAACTTTCAGGATGGTATTTCATTTCCTGTACAATAGAGGAGGGGGTAGCCCAGCTTGGGGGCCAGGAGCAAGGCAGGACATTCCTCTTGTGTCTGTCACAGGTGGACTGCAGCATTTACAAGAAGTACCCAGTGGTGGCCATCCCTTGCCCCATCACATACATGCCTGTGTGTGGTTCTGACTACATCACCTACGGGAATGAATGCCACTTGTGTATTGAGACCTTGTGAGTATCTTATGGGGGAGGGAAGCAGTTGGGGCCATTATCTTCCACTGCAAACCTCTCCTCTTCCCGGGAGCCTGCTTAGCTTTCCATGGGCTATACTTATCCCCAGCCAGAAGCAGCTGGTGGGGAGAGAAAACTACCTGCCTCACAATCAGACCAGGCTTGGGCCACCCTGCCTGCCAGCTCGACCTGGGTCCGTCCATCACAGAACCTCCAATACCTGTCTGTCAATTGAGGAAGTCCAACAAGACCAtgagtttttaaattactgtCCCAGAGCCCAAGGTTCTATAGAGGCAAGTCAGAAGTCACCGAAAGTGTTAAGCAGATCATTTGGGATGGTCTCCAACTCCAAGTTCAGCTTTTGACTGTTTTAAGCCATGGACTCGCATACAATATCTTGCTTGAAGAAAGGGTTCTAAACCCCACACTAAAATATTGTTGAAAACCGTGACTTCTCAGAAACCATACGTAGCTTGTTCTTTAGACAAACTATGGCTAGAAGGCCTTTATCCTCCTCAATTTCCTAGTGGCTTTAAACATCTGTAACCTTAAGAGGAACAGAGGGAATAAGGCTACCACaaagatctttttcttttatctaaaaCAGGAGGATACAGCTGTCAGTATTTGGAGCTACATCCCATGGGTTTGTTTCcttcacatattttatttgacCTGCACAGTTGAAGGCAAACAATGGGGAAAATGTCACTTCTTTTGTGCAGTACAGAAAACTTAGCATTTACTGTTCTAGAGCAAGTCTGCTTTGCTCATGGTTAACTCTCTTTTAAAGCACTGAATGTGGGCCACCTGCCTCAGATCTTATCTTTTCCACCTTTGTGATTACCTAAACATGTTAAAATATCAAGCTagaccctgcctgaccaggcggtggcgcagtggatagagagttagactgggactcggaggacccaggttcaaaaccccgaggtcaccagcttgagcaaggggtcacttgctctgctgtagcctccccagtcaaggcacatatgagaaagcaatcaatgaacaactaaacagccgcaagaagaattgatgctcctcatctctctccttcctgtctgtctgtgcctatctgcccctctctctgtctgtctctgtcaccaatatagatagatagatagatagatatagatatagatatatttatcaaGTTAGACCCTGAGCGCCGTAGGATGTACTCACATATTTATTCCTATGCAGGAACGCTTACTTCacaaaaggaaagtttctctaacATGTACAATCTGAGCCCTTGACCTAGAAATGAGCTTGAGCTTATACTCAAGGACACTGAGGGCAGCTGTCATCTCTAAAGCAGGATCCAGCTTCATCCCAGGCCCTGCTGCTCAGGAAAGGCTGAGGGGTGGGCCACTTCAACTTCCCTTGGCAGCACCCCTCTTTCTGCGTTGTTTTAAGACATCAGGTGATCAGCCTGGGCTCTGGAAGCAGTGGAAGCAGCAGGTGGTGTGGATGGGTCACTGGACCCGGGAAATTCTGCTCTGCCTCCGTCAGAAGCTGCCTGTGGCAAGGACATTCCTTTTAAGAGACTTCTTTACCTTACCTGCAAAATGAGGCTCTGCCTCAAAATCTGTCCGGTCCCTTTCGGCTCTGTTCGGGTACAAAATTTCCTCTCGTGCTAATGAATCTTGTTAACTGTGTCTTTCCATAGGAAAAGTCATGGAAGTGTTCAGTTCCTTCATGAAGGTGTATGTTAGCTCCTCCGCAGATGTGGATGCGGAGCGGCGATACCCTCAGCGTCATCTTCGTGGTCCCTGCGCTCTGACGACCTTCCCTTCCCCTCATCATGGCAGaggtttggggtggggggcagcggCAGATGTGGACCCACCTTTGCTGAGGAGAGAAAGTTGTGCTTTCCTCAGACTCATGCCTAACTGCCCAACAGGCTTCTTTTGGCACCTCATTAAAAGAATCTCCCCAGAGAGCTTATCTTTACTtctgtttgtgtttgtttcttagaTCAAGGGGTCATATCtcagtttacaaaaaaaaaaatcgtggAACTTGTAAATTAGATTGTTCAAGAGTGAGTTTTGTACAAGAAATCTGAAGTGGCTTCCAAGaaacagatgtacacacacacacacacacacacacacacaaatacacacctGGTTATGTACACACAGAATGGAATGGAGTTTTAGTTCCATTAAAGCTCAAACTCTAAAGGGGAAGATAAATGTAATCATAAAATAATGATACACTATAAGAAATGCGGGAATGTAGGTCTACACTAGGGACCATACTGGAGTAATCTTTCTGCAGTATGATTCTGGTTCAATTACTTCTCTGTTCAAAATCCTATTTGTCACCCATTGCCTACAGGATGAAAGCCGGACTCCTGAGCATAGTCCCACCCAGTCTCCTCTCCTCCCGTTACCTCCGTTACCTCCGGAGGACTCTGACTCTAACCACGCCCCCTCCCAAGCGCtcctgtgtgcacatgtgcagtcTCCTCTGCTGGGAATGGCCTCCCCTTCCGGATTCAGCTCCAGAAAATATTAGAGCCTTTGCCTGACTACCCATCACTTTGCTCATCTGTTGTTTCACAGCATTTTGTATATTATACTGTTTATCACACTG
Proteins encoded in this region:
- the SPINK7 gene encoding serine protease inhibitor Kazal-type 7, whose amino-acid sequence is MKAAGGLLLLWTVACFCSSSEAASLSLRTVDCSIYKKYPVVAIPCPITYMPVCGSDYITYGNECHLCIETLKSHGSVQFLHEGVC